In Nocardia yunnanensis, one DNA window encodes the following:
- a CDS encoding SRPBCC family protein has product MQIVDKALEEVTGLVGKVVGKAPISDNGQTLTVAAPPDRVAEFWRDPHNLSRVLGDFGAVSVTGPDRYRWTLNAPGGQTLTWESTLEDTAHGLRFRGVPQGDGAAGASWIRVDFGTAPQQLGTEVRLHARLPLPGLLTGAAAFTVLYRARALLQTGELPTLHHNPSARTGDR; this is encoded by the coding sequence GTGCAGATCGTGGACAAGGCCCTGGAGGAAGTCACCGGGCTGGTGGGCAAGGTGGTCGGCAAGGCGCCGATCTCGGACAACGGGCAGACCCTCACCGTCGCCGCACCGCCGGACCGGGTGGCCGAATTCTGGCGGGACCCGCACAACCTGAGCCGGGTGCTCGGTGACTTCGGCGCGGTCAGCGTGACCGGACCGGACCGGTATCGGTGGACGCTGAACGCGCCGGGCGGACAGACCCTGACCTGGGAATCGACCCTCGAGGACACCGCGCACGGCCTGCGCTTCCGCGGCGTGCCCCAGGGCGACGGCGCCGCGGGCGCCAGCTGGATCCGCGTGGACTTCGGCACCGCGCCCCAGCAGCTGGGCACCGAGGTGCGCCTGCACGCCAGGCTGCCGTTGCCCGGATTGCTCACCGGCGCAGCCGCTTTCACCGTCCTGTACCGGGCGCGGGCGCTGCTGCAGACCGGTGAACTGCCCACCCTGCACCACAATCCGAGTGCTCGCACCGGTGACCGCTGA
- a CDS encoding hemerythrin domain-containing protein, with protein sequence MDALTFLRGDHESVLGILESLERGGGWGGRQQGAYADLVTSLIIAESQHEAIEEQYFWPEVRRSVPGGDKLADLAIEQEDSAKKLLDQLEHQSAGTDLYDALLAQIIPAARAHIAFEQNEVWPQLAASVPPEVLEELGDKMAKAKKLAPTRPHPQTPSTPGALKTTGMFAAVVDRIRDAATGRARHKPPTPPAP encoded by the coding sequence ATGGATGCGTTGACTTTTCTGCGCGGCGACCACGAAAGCGTGCTCGGCATACTGGAATCCCTCGAACGCGGCGGCGGCTGGGGCGGCCGGCAGCAGGGCGCCTACGCCGATCTGGTGACCAGTCTCATCATCGCCGAATCGCAGCACGAGGCGATCGAGGAGCAGTACTTCTGGCCGGAGGTGCGCCGTAGCGTGCCCGGCGGCGACAAGCTCGCGGATCTGGCCATCGAACAGGAGGATTCGGCCAAGAAGCTGCTCGACCAGCTCGAACACCAGTCCGCGGGCACCGACCTGTACGACGCGCTACTGGCGCAGATCATTCCGGCCGCTCGCGCCCATATCGCCTTCGAACAGAACGAGGTGTGGCCGCAACTGGCCGCCTCGGTGCCGCCGGAGGTGCTCGAGGAACTCGGCGACAAGATGGCCAAGGCCAAGAAGCTCGCCCCGACCCGCCCGCACCCGCAAACCCCGTCGACGCCCGGGGCTTTGAAGACGACGGGCATGTTCGCCGCCGTCGTCGACCGCATCCGGGACGCGGCCACCGGCCGGGCCCGGCACAAGCCGCCGACCCCGCCCGCACCCTGA
- a CDS encoding signal recognition particle, giving the protein MRDRSGWHEKLARQLRPAWPAAMTDYRPGQMLDTELGLYLLESINPERNAADAWTLLGGYPYGEAFGDVATDEQRQRIRRARHYLWDVRRRHEWRRSLEHYRTVPVELRGYELTDIDGLARQLTPSRAANRFEVYEELIDAAPPFAERAVPVATAGEYEFTVRDRRSSVVFPPELLTKMPTVQPHSLYQAAVGAGEPIEATWEQLEDAAREMDVAEVRSGNSPTWFRRLKRVRLLVRDDECDRYTRSTTLRIDRLLNMVGMVGAGKSTLRDILTYWAAKHAGRRVTLVVGDVAETLAITEQFTRLGITAAPVLGHSTRERNIERLHRRLATAGAESMLAHDHPGFAFLSSACPADALRGHHTRYALRIGEAPCHNLFPSDPPTEQDNGNAEAPRRKPKKPKRHTCPLWAGCPRHHGARALVDAQVWVATPASLVHSGVPVALHNEQIRYLELACRRSDLIIVDEADRVQMQLDSAFAPATTLVGRSPNSWLDEVTGHKINELARDGRIQLSQSDVDDWTNAVNTVSAAADRLYSLLISNPELRKWISEDYFSALTLHRLLIRDWFPEARTSEGISDGCADLDSLNRVNAVLDAFRDDPLRELTEPVDSDPETTSMVNKLVHLTLELFHAPRESTTRKRVKEILAELVGPDTVAGDELDQHTIRFEFTLVLAALHNRLDFMTILWPRVEAALNLENTSNVLSRRPPKDYEPIIPESPMGNILGFQFQPGDRNSDGDQSGELRFFRCNGVGRELLLTLPDIPASDNLPGPNVLLMSGTSWAGKSSRYHIHTDVGAILQPDQREVEAVLSTTFRTEFLYWPDTEQSEAIRLSGSPPERRRLALAQMLNQLALPDRGLIDSVSPLQAELDEIRYDDPDRARVLLLVGSYDEAKYAAEHLNSMTEWKGRVTQLISDDADLDDIWTPVVGSGTTNLLRRGEIATFRGEVLVAPLLAVERGHNIVLPTGKAAIGSVYFLARPHPRPDDISLAIQAINDWAIREIRGNSFRARATAAGTPDRAGVIFRSRAARQWHRFLTRRLAWSSLNDDEKEAFTWDQLVVIWQVIGRLVRGGVPARVVFVDAAFAPREAGFNAEDTAATSLLVSMQHVLEPYFDDESEMKPMDRSLVQALYEPLYRALQTRNRVLV; this is encoded by the coding sequence ATGCGTGACCGTAGCGGGTGGCACGAGAAGCTCGCCCGGCAGTTGCGCCCGGCCTGGCCCGCCGCTATGACCGACTACCGGCCGGGCCAAATGCTCGATACCGAGCTGGGACTGTATCTCCTCGAATCGATCAATCCGGAACGAAACGCCGCCGACGCATGGACCCTGCTCGGCGGATACCCCTACGGGGAGGCGTTCGGTGATGTCGCCACCGATGAGCAACGCCAGCGAATTCGGCGCGCTCGCCACTACCTGTGGGATGTGCGTCGCCGACATGAATGGCGACGCAGCCTTGAACACTATCGGACTGTGCCCGTAGAACTTCGAGGCTATGAACTGACCGACATAGACGGACTTGCACGGCAGCTGACCCCAAGTCGTGCAGCGAATCGTTTCGAGGTCTACGAAGAGCTGATCGACGCAGCACCACCGTTCGCCGAGCGCGCCGTGCCCGTTGCAACGGCAGGCGAGTACGAGTTCACCGTGCGGGATCGGCGGTCCTCGGTCGTGTTCCCACCAGAACTGCTCACAAAAATGCCCACAGTGCAGCCACATTCGCTCTACCAAGCCGCAGTTGGTGCCGGAGAGCCGATCGAGGCGACGTGGGAGCAACTGGAAGATGCCGCGCGAGAGATGGACGTCGCAGAAGTCCGGTCCGGAAACTCGCCCACATGGTTTCGACGCCTCAAACGCGTGCGCCTGCTCGTCCGAGACGATGAGTGCGACCGCTACACCCGCTCGACTACCTTGCGAATCGACCGGCTCTTGAACATGGTGGGCATGGTGGGTGCCGGAAAGTCCACTCTCCGCGACATCCTCACCTACTGGGCAGCGAAGCACGCAGGGCGCCGGGTCACCTTGGTGGTTGGCGACGTGGCCGAAACCTTGGCGATCACCGAACAATTCACGCGCCTGGGTATCACGGCCGCACCGGTGCTCGGCCATTCGACTCGAGAACGGAATATCGAGCGGCTGCATCGTCGGCTGGCAACGGCGGGTGCGGAATCCATGTTGGCACACGACCATCCCGGGTTCGCATTCCTCAGCAGCGCGTGCCCGGCAGACGCCTTGCGCGGGCATCACACCCGATATGCACTGCGAATCGGTGAAGCTCCGTGCCACAACCTCTTCCCCAGCGACCCACCTACGGAGCAGGACAATGGCAACGCCGAAGCTCCGAGGCGTAAGCCGAAGAAGCCGAAGAGGCACACGTGCCCACTGTGGGCAGGTTGCCCTCGTCACCATGGAGCCCGGGCTCTCGTCGATGCTCAAGTATGGGTAGCGACCCCGGCCAGCCTTGTTCACAGTGGTGTCCCCGTCGCGTTGCACAACGAACAGATCCGGTACTTGGAATTGGCGTGCCGCCGAAGCGATCTGATCATCGTCGACGAGGCCGACCGGGTTCAGATGCAACTCGACAGTGCTTTCGCTCCGGCTACGACGCTTGTTGGTCGTTCCCCGAACTCGTGGCTCGACGAGGTTACCGGGCACAAGATCAACGAGCTGGCCCGCGACGGGCGAATCCAGCTGTCGCAAAGCGATGTCGACGACTGGACCAATGCAGTCAACACCGTCAGCGCCGCTGCCGATCGGCTGTACTCGCTGCTGATCAGCAATCCCGAACTGCGGAAGTGGATCAGTGAGGACTACTTCAGCGCCTTGACCTTGCATCGGCTACTGATCCGAGACTGGTTTCCGGAAGCCCGTACGAGCGAGGGCATCTCGGATGGGTGCGCGGACCTCGATTCTCTGAATCGTGTCAACGCTGTACTCGACGCATTCCGGGACGATCCTCTGCGAGAACTCACCGAGCCCGTGGACAGTGACCCTGAGACGACATCCATGGTGAACAAGCTCGTCCATCTCACGCTGGAACTGTTCCATGCACCGCGAGAGTCGACAACTCGCAAGCGGGTCAAGGAAATCCTTGCTGAACTCGTCGGTCCAGACACCGTCGCGGGGGACGAACTCGACCAGCACACGATTCGATTCGAATTCACCCTCGTGCTGGCAGCGCTGCACAACCGACTCGACTTCATGACCATTCTCTGGCCACGGGTTGAAGCGGCTCTCAACCTCGAGAACACCTCCAACGTCTTGTCCCGGCGCCCGCCCAAGGACTACGAACCGATCATTCCGGAATCTCCGATGGGAAACATCCTCGGCTTCCAATTCCAGCCCGGCGACCGCAACAGCGATGGCGACCAGAGCGGGGAACTCCGGTTCTTCCGCTGCAACGGTGTAGGTCGCGAACTGCTGCTGACCCTGCCGGACATTCCGGCATCCGACAACCTTCCCGGGCCGAACGTCCTGCTGATGTCCGGAACCAGCTGGGCCGGAAAATCGAGTCGCTACCACATCCACACCGATGTCGGAGCGATCCTGCAACCGGACCAGCGTGAGGTCGAGGCAGTCCTGAGCACCACCTTCCGTACGGAGTTCCTGTATTGGCCCGACACCGAACAGAGCGAAGCCATTCGACTGTCCGGCTCACCACCGGAACGACGTCGACTGGCACTGGCTCAGATGCTGAATCAGCTCGCCCTCCCCGATCGTGGCCTGATCGATTCCGTCAGTCCGCTTCAAGCCGAGCTGGACGAGATCCGCTACGACGACCCAGACCGTGCTCGGGTCCTACTGCTGGTCGGCAGCTACGACGAGGCCAAATACGCGGCCGAACACTTGAACTCCATGACCGAATGGAAGGGACGAGTCACCCAGCTCATCTCCGATGACGCCGACCTCGACGACATCTGGACCCCGGTCGTCGGCAGCGGAACCACGAATCTGCTCCGACGCGGCGAAATCGCCACCTTCCGTGGTGAGGTTCTTGTAGCCCCGCTGCTCGCTGTCGAACGAGGCCACAACATCGTTCTTCCGACCGGCAAGGCCGCGATCGGCAGCGTGTACTTCCTCGCGCGCCCTCACCCCAGACCCGACGACATCAGCCTGGCCATCCAAGCCATCAACGATTGGGCGATCCGGGAGATCCGCGGAAACAGCTTCCGTGCTCGAGCCACTGCGGCAGGCACTCCGGACCGGGCCGGAGTCATCTTCCGCAGCCGCGCCGCTAGACAGTGGCATCGGTTTCTCACCCGCCGTCTGGCCTGGTCGAGCCTGAACGACGATGAGAAGGAAGCCTTCACCTGGGACCAGCTTGTCGTGATCTGGCAAGTAATCGGCCGACTCGTCCGCGGAGGCGTGCCAGCCCGCGTCGTCTTCGTCGATGCTGCGTTCGCACCCCGCGAAGCGGGCTTCAACGCCGAAGACACCGCAGCTACAAGCCTTCTCGTCAGCATGCAACACGTCCTGGAGCCGTATTTCGACGACGAATCAGAGATGAAACCGATGGACAGGTCCCTGGTCCAGGCACTCTACGAACCGCTGTACCGCGCCCTCCAAACCCGCAACCGCGTTCTCGTCTAA
- a CDS encoding transposase family protein, producing the protein MIPTLADAGYDGAGIGVHTPVKQPSDGRDLDIDTRTRNALLRGLRCLAERGFALLTGRWRALHHFTTSPEKIGDIVKAALVLTHFEHGRHQ; encoded by the coding sequence ATCATTCCGACCCTCGCCGACGCCGGATACGACGGCGCCGGGATCGGGGTGCACACCCCGGTCAAACAGCCCAGCGACGGCCGCGACCTCGATATCGACACCCGCACCCGGAACGCTCTGCTACGCGGGCTGCGCTGCCTGGCCGAACGCGGCTTCGCCCTGCTCACCGGACGCTGGCGCGCCCTGCACCACTTCACCACCAGCCCCGAGAAAATCGGCGACATCGTCAAAGCCGCACTCGTCCTCACCCATTTCGAACACGGCCGACACCAATGA
- a CDS encoding zinc-dependent alcohol dehydrogenase translates to MRALCWNGVNDLRVETVDDPQLVNPHDVIVRVGLTTTCGSDLHFIDGYLPGMRAGDVIGHEFMGEIVETGTAVTARRTGERVVVPSFIGCGSCWYCDHDLYSLCDTTNPNAELQQPVLGYPSGGIYGYTHPFGGYQGSHAQYIRVPFGDVNCFPIPDGVTDEQAVFLSDAVPTGLMGADLCDIAPGDTVAVWGSGGVGLMAGHTARLLGAERVIMIDRYGDRLDLAHKQFGADIVDYTEVDSVQETLRELTGGRGPDACIDAVGMEGHGTGLQQAYDRVKQLLRLETDRATALREAILACRKGGVVSVLGIYGLTDKFPMGVLTNKGITLRTSQQHGQRYVPRMLDYIQQGDLDPSYLITHDLPLEDAARGYDLFKNKSDGCLRAVFRP, encoded by the coding sequence ATGCGCGCGCTCTGCTGGAACGGCGTCAACGATCTCCGCGTCGAGACCGTGGACGATCCACAACTGGTCAACCCGCACGATGTGATCGTGCGGGTCGGCCTGACCACCACCTGCGGGTCGGATCTGCACTTCATCGATGGATATCTGCCCGGCATGCGCGCCGGTGACGTGATCGGGCACGAGTTCATGGGCGAGATCGTGGAGACCGGCACGGCGGTGACCGCCCGTAGAACCGGTGAGCGCGTGGTGGTTCCGTCGTTCATCGGCTGCGGCAGCTGCTGGTACTGCGACCACGACCTGTACTCGCTGTGCGACACCACCAACCCGAATGCCGAACTGCAGCAACCGGTTCTGGGTTATCCGAGCGGCGGCATCTACGGCTACACCCATCCGTTCGGCGGCTACCAGGGCTCGCACGCCCAATACATTCGCGTGCCCTTCGGCGACGTCAACTGCTTCCCCATCCCCGACGGCGTCACCGACGAGCAGGCCGTGTTCCTGTCCGACGCGGTGCCCACCGGGCTCATGGGCGCGGACCTCTGCGATATCGCCCCGGGCGACACGGTCGCGGTGTGGGGCAGCGGTGGGGTAGGCCTGATGGCCGGGCATACCGCCCGGCTGCTGGGCGCGGAACGCGTCATCATGATCGACCGCTACGGTGATCGACTCGACTTGGCGCACAAGCAGTTCGGCGCCGACATCGTCGACTACACCGAGGTCGACAGCGTGCAGGAGACCCTGCGCGAGCTCACCGGCGGCCGCGGCCCCGACGCCTGCATCGACGCGGTCGGCATGGAAGGTCACGGCACCGGGCTGCAACAGGCCTACGATCGCGTCAAACAGCTGCTGCGGCTCGAGACCGACCGGGCCACCGCGCTGCGCGAGGCGATCCTGGCCTGCCGCAAGGGCGGTGTGGTGTCGGTGCTGGGAATCTACGGTCTCACCGACAAATTCCCGATGGGTGTGCTCACCAACAAGGGCATCACCCTGCGCACCTCCCAGCAGCACGGCCAGCGCTACGTCCCGCGCATGCTCGACTACATCCAGCAGGGGGATCTGGACCCGTCCTACCTGATCACCCACGACCTGCCGCTGGAAGACGCCGCCCGCGGCTACGACCTGTTCAAGAACAAGAGCGACGGTTGCCTGCGGGCGGTCTTCCGACCGTGA
- a CDS encoding pPIWI_RE module domain-containing protein: MVTYSNLGTAAFIPRPGLEDLSQPYYTLAFPAEWRDPVLDLYRLSRPERSRDRIKQVPIRRLNAVLKTLVPDIIAVGADASFDETLPWLYAREQPSEALMRRFVRAWLRDLNPSEEGFRQFTKTARDLDLDKLQWQQRQVDLLEHTLSVGGTRVPSDHLYRVLPSLLADKIEALPPYFHCGEEMTFKRVAIDAIGGGAELISWPPRTHTPKGKKTDGNQPKTWYYSGYIRLVLRTVPFSSIPRVHVSCGIRRWVSTPNPFTRGRAISAYLLASDPLIEEAPQPQQRFAVARLEWNSQTQSMKWVHGGPEGMLSGLSAVDNLPAPDVFVKEPDRWIQGRDGVQAALVHHAMMGYHGVGVGLMPNERRRLIEWVSQAMEPDFVLAPPLNRSAIKKDNPARQLKKKPPVPTKKGTDQEIEEARQQGAQVEAQNATIRREAVADAVAGTLSVVLLHQNDERVIDRLLAAVEDSLGLSGFCVSRGPSDWTWSTPKLSVTVHAEPLGALGAPLEYDGKQPRKGKQHEQVIDGRRKEAARRIREIAATTGTPTQLAIIVLDDKDKFKQRTTDPKFALRIGCADAGVVTQFIRPIDDSDKDDDIDHRARASWDDALRQAGMRFVPQHSLGAVVPEDLNQVAFWLVKRRVDDTNTSAQFTPIAVLIRPKQPCIMARSSEMNDWVPYPQLLTSLTGLVRPDALKTAAEQQRVTAEFIQKTLYRLRPYPTLILTHAQNTRNRWPWLQNPGMVRDSIRLGDGPLQHLTLHGRHLRIARIATSSRDETPQCWALDGDTPGGHSKGLWVANDADENTRVFYSTSGKTSTQTSITIDDSKLTPHIGKDGKPRIRPADNAWNPTMLELTMIGFDDRDSAEQWAMYLHQQRSADDYRDELGLPLALHVAQLADQYALPYDYPGETDADEPEPGGTDGTDDDRTGQLTFDFA; this comes from the coding sequence ATGGTCACCTACAGCAACCTGGGCACCGCGGCGTTCATCCCCCGGCCCGGCCTCGAAGACCTCTCCCAGCCCTACTACACACTCGCCTTCCCCGCCGAATGGCGAGACCCTGTCCTCGATCTCTACAGGCTCAGCAGGCCGGAGCGCTCACGTGACAGGATCAAGCAGGTTCCCATCCGCCGTCTCAACGCGGTCCTGAAGACCCTCGTGCCCGACATTATCGCGGTCGGTGCCGACGCCTCGTTCGACGAGACGCTGCCGTGGCTGTATGCGCGTGAGCAGCCGTCCGAAGCGCTAATGCGCCGGTTCGTCCGGGCATGGTTGCGGGATCTGAACCCCAGCGAAGAGGGCTTCCGGCAGTTCACCAAAACGGCCCGCGACCTGGATCTCGATAAACTGCAATGGCAGCAGCGCCAGGTCGATCTGCTCGAACACACCTTGTCCGTGGGCGGCACCCGAGTGCCGTCAGACCACCTCTATCGGGTTCTCCCCTCGTTGCTAGCCGACAAAATCGAGGCTTTGCCGCCGTACTTCCACTGCGGCGAGGAAATGACGTTCAAACGGGTGGCGATCGACGCGATAGGCGGTGGCGCAGAACTGATTTCGTGGCCCCCTCGCACGCACACGCCGAAGGGAAAGAAGACCGACGGCAACCAACCGAAAACCTGGTACTACTCCGGCTATATCCGATTGGTGCTCCGAACGGTGCCGTTCTCATCGATCCCTCGAGTCCATGTCAGCTGCGGTATTCGGCGCTGGGTGTCGACCCCCAACCCCTTTACTCGTGGCCGGGCGATCAGCGCTTACCTACTGGCTTCGGATCCTCTGATTGAGGAAGCGCCGCAACCACAGCAGCGATTCGCGGTGGCGAGACTGGAATGGAACTCCCAGACCCAGTCGATGAAGTGGGTTCACGGCGGACCCGAAGGAATGCTGTCCGGATTGTCGGCCGTCGACAACCTCCCGGCACCAGACGTTTTCGTCAAGGAACCCGACCGTTGGATTCAGGGGCGCGACGGTGTCCAGGCTGCGCTGGTACACCACGCGATGATGGGATATCACGGGGTAGGTGTGGGGTTGATGCCCAACGAACGCCGCCGCCTGATCGAATGGGTATCCCAGGCCATGGAGCCGGACTTCGTCCTCGCCCCACCACTGAATCGCAGCGCGATCAAGAAGGATAATCCCGCCCGGCAGCTCAAGAAGAAGCCACCAGTGCCGACGAAGAAGGGCACCGACCAGGAGATCGAGGAAGCGAGACAACAAGGCGCTCAGGTCGAAGCCCAGAATGCGACGATTCGTCGCGAGGCGGTCGCGGATGCGGTTGCGGGAACGTTGTCCGTGGTGCTCCTGCATCAGAACGATGAGCGGGTTATCGATAGGCTGCTTGCGGCGGTGGAAGACAGCCTTGGGCTCAGTGGGTTCTGCGTTTCGCGGGGTCCTTCGGACTGGACGTGGAGCACGCCGAAGCTTTCGGTGACTGTCCATGCGGAGCCGCTCGGCGCGCTCGGCGCCCCGTTGGAGTACGACGGGAAACAACCCCGCAAGGGTAAGCAACATGAACAGGTCATCGACGGCCGGAGGAAGGAAGCCGCTCGTCGTATCAGAGAGATTGCTGCGACCACCGGGACGCCGACCCAGCTCGCAATAATCGTTCTCGACGACAAAGACAAGTTCAAGCAGCGAACTACCGATCCCAAGTTCGCACTCCGGATCGGTTGCGCCGATGCTGGCGTGGTCACGCAGTTCATCCGACCGATCGACGACAGCGACAAGGACGACGACATCGACCATCGGGCTCGCGCATCGTGGGACGACGCTCTGCGACAAGCCGGTATGCGGTTCGTACCGCAGCACAGTCTCGGTGCAGTGGTTCCGGAAGACCTGAACCAGGTCGCATTCTGGCTGGTGAAACGCCGGGTCGATGACACTAACACCAGCGCGCAATTCACTCCGATCGCCGTACTCATTCGTCCGAAGCAGCCCTGCATCATGGCACGCAGTTCCGAAATGAACGACTGGGTGCCCTACCCGCAACTCCTCACCAGTCTCACGGGACTGGTTCGGCCTGACGCGCTCAAGACCGCCGCGGAGCAGCAACGAGTCACGGCCGAATTCATCCAGAAGACCCTGTACCGCTTACGCCCCTATCCCACCCTGATCCTCACTCACGCCCAGAACACGCGAAACAGATGGCCATGGCTCCAGAACCCGGGCATGGTCCGCGACAGTATTCGACTGGGAGACGGCCCACTGCAGCACCTCACGCTGCACGGGAGGCACCTCCGCATCGCCCGAATCGCAACCAGTTCCCGGGACGAAACACCACAATGCTGGGCACTCGATGGCGATACACCGGGCGGCCACAGCAAGGGACTTTGGGTTGCGAACGATGCTGACGAGAACACACGCGTGTTCTACAGCACGAGCGGCAAGACCAGCACCCAGACCAGCATCACCATCGACGACAGCAAACTGACACCCCATATCGGCAAGGACGGCAAACCTCGCATTAGGCCCGCTGACAACGCATGGAACCCGACCATGTTGGAACTCACGATGATCGGCTTCGACGACCGTGACAGTGCAGAACAATGGGCGATGTATCTGCATCAACAGCGGTCCGCCGATGACTACCGAGACGAACTTGGTCTGCCGCTCGCTCTGCATGTCGCACAGTTGGCCGATCAGTATGCGCTGCCCTACGACTATCCGGGGGAAACCGATGCCGATGAACCCGAGCCGGGGGGCACAGACGGGACTGATGACGACCGGACCGGCCAGCTGACGTTCGACTTCGCATAA